GTATCTTGGTGAAATTCTCCCATAAAATTGTATTTTCCTGGTTTTAAAGGGGCAAGTATTATATGCACACAGGTATGACTCGGTATAATTTTTTCACGCTTTAGATCTATGCTCTCGAATTCTTCCATTGTATTATCATTGTTACATATCGTAAGACGTATCTTTTGACCTGTGGGTATTTCTATAATAGAAGGTTGAAAATAATGATTCTCTATTAAAATATTGTATTCTATAAAATTAGCACCAATAATGATGGGGGAGTATATCGATAATGATAATAATATCATTAAACGGCAAAAATATTTATTCATATATTATAAAAATATAATCTTAAAATGAAGACATCACAATATATAGTCTATAATTAATTCTATAATATTTTGTATATAGCTAGATGACCGACGCAATACAAATCATTTGTACATTTTAGTTATGCATTGTACAATACGCTATGTCAATGATAAATAATAAATATTATTTGGTGTTCTGTAGATTTTCATTATAAAAGTTTAGTGAGTATTTTTATTGTAAAATAGATAGTAAGTTTTTGCTTTCCCGATAAAAATATGCAATAATAATCATTGCTGTGATTTTACGGCTATAGCAATAAACGTTATTTGAAATAGAAGTTGCGGACTCGGGGGCAGTACCCGGCGCCTCCACCATTAACTTGTTTTTGGGGGCGAAATAGGATCGACGTGCTTAATAAAGGAATGATTTTTGCTCAGTATGATTCCGCTGAAGAATCTAATTATTTAGGTTTTTTGGGTCAAAACAACAAATGCAAACGATAATAATCGTTCCGTAGGTTTTGCAGCAGCGGCTGCTTAACACTACGCGGTTGGGGTTTATCCGGGCAACAGAAAAGCCCCGCTACCAAACTTT
The genomic region above belongs to Candidatus Trichorickettsia mobilis and contains:
- a CDS encoding cupredoxin domain-containing protein, whose translation is MNKYFCRLMILLSLSIYSPIIIGANFIEYNILIENHYFQPSIIEIPTGQKIRLTICNNDNTMEEFESIDLKREKIIPSHTCVHIILAPLKPGKYNFMGEFHQDTANGHIIVK